A segment of the Panacibacter ginsenosidivorans genome:
CAGAATAGATATAGGGCATCATCTGATAACGAAAACCAATATATGTTTTTGAAATTGCTTCAGCTTCTTCTCCATAAGCCCAGGGCTCGTTTGCTGCGCCGAAAAATTCACGATGATTGCGGCAATAAGGAGAAAAAATGCCAACTTCTATCCAACGGGTGTATAAATTTTTATTGCCATCGCCAATGTAACCGCCAATATCATACCCAACAAACGGCACACCCGAAATACCAAATTGAGTATTTAACAAAACACTTGTCATTAACCCTTCATCTGTTGCCATATTATCGCCGCTCCACATAGCTGAATAGCGCTGCACGCCTGCAAATCCGGAACGCGTTAAAACAAAAGGTCGCTGAGTGTTATTATTCTTCAATGCTGCTTCATAACTGCTTCTTGCCATCTGAAAGCCGTATACATTTTTTGCTTCTGCTGCAGTGGCTTTTCTTCCATCAAAGTCAAATACAAGATTATCTGGTAAATAACTGCCTCCGACTGCAGGTTCATTCATATCGTTCCAGTAACCGTTAATACCATTCGTTTTCATCCATTGCATTTTATCAATCCACCACTCTCTTGCTTTTGCATTTGTATAATCAGGCAAATGCACTTTCAACGGCGCAATCTCTGTTTGAAATGGTTTGTCATCAGTTGTTTTGATAAAAATATTTTTCTTCAATCCATCAGTATAAGAATCGTAACTGCTGTCGATGTTTACACCGGGATAAACCGATGCAGTTAATTCAATATTCATTTTCTTCAGATCAGAAGAAAGCTTTGGCAGATCGGGGAAGCGTTGCGTATTTGTTCTGAAAGGTTCGTAGCCCAACTGATAATCTGCATCTAATACGATTCCATCAATCGGAATTTGTTTACGGCGAAATGTTTCTGCGATCCACATCACCTTATCCTGCGGATAGTATGTGCAGCGGCTTTGCTGATAACCCAAGCTCCACATGGGTGGCAATTGTGTGCGACCTGTTAAGGAAGTATAGTGTTCAATAATTTTTGCAACAGAAGTATCGTACATGAAAAAGTAATCCATATCGCCGCCGTCAAAACTTACAGAAGTAAATGGAGTAGATAATCCAAAATTGAAAAATGCTTTATAAGTGTTATTAAAAAATAATCCATACACAAGATTATGATGAATACCCATGTAAAACGGAATGCTGCTGTACATTGGCACTCGCGGATCGCTGTACTTATAATTATCTGTGTTGTTCAACGTAATGCCGCTGCCTCTTCTATCAAGATTACCAAGCGCTTCGCCCATACCAATAAATCTTTCGCCATCCTGCAGCTGTTTATATGCAGTTACCCTATCGCCGGCAAAACCAGTGGCATCGGCATCTTCATTTAAAATATCTCCTTGCTTGTCTCTGAATATTATTTTGAAAAAGGGTTGCTTTCTTATTTCCGCAACAATTACGCTTGTAGAAAGAATGACCGTGTTGCCTTTATCTTCAATACTAATATTATTGAATGCCGGAACTGCTGTATCAACAAGTGCGTAGGAGAAATTACTAATACGTTTATTTTTTGAAACCCTCACCCGAATAATATTTTCGCTGTATGCATGTACATCAAAAATGGCGTTGTCCGCTTTTCCTTCTATACCCGATGTGGTTTTTTTATAAGAGATAATTTTGTCAACTGTTATTTGTGCATTTATTGAAGCAACAAAAAATGCAGAAAGAAAAAAAGGCAAACAAATGCTCTTTATGAATGCAGGCATGGTATAAAAATATTTATTTAGATGCAGGCTATTTATCGTTATTCATCGCCTGTTGTGTCACTCACTTGTGCGTTCGGAATTTTTGCCGGGCAGCGAATAAAACGTACAAGAGTGCGACGCAACAAAAGCTTAATATTTATTCAAAAACCTGGTACATAAAAAAAATTTCTCTTATTTATTTTCTTTTATCCACGGGCTTTTAAATCCGAGTTTTTTTAAACCATTTTGCACATCGGGAATGCTCATAAATAACTTCCACAATAAACCGCTACGATAATTTTCTATCATGGTAACGATTGGCCCTTCATCAATGGCAAGATGTGTTTTTGCATACCAGTTATGTTCAAAACTGAAACCATCTGCAAAACCATAAGGACCCCAGATCTTATCACCCAGTTGATAATAGAAATAACGCAATGCCTCCATGCTTTCTTTAGGCGTGTATGGCATAGATGAAATAGCTGCGGTCGGCTGAATAACGCCGCGATCATTTTCAGGACTGTGTGCCAGGTAACCTTTGTAACTATCACCTGCAGTTAAGCCCCAGCACTTCTCGCTATAGCCTTTAAAGCGATTGGGGTTTTCTATGCAATAAGCACGATTGATCAGCGTATGATTTTTTCCCTGCATAAAATAATCGTTGCCCAAAGAATCAATCAACCCGTTCGGATCAATTCCCTGGAAAGTATATTGTTCAAAGAATAACGGACCGCCTTTGTCTTTATCATAGTTGCCAAGCGGCAATGTATAACCGTAATATTCTTTACCATTTTTAAAACCTGCGCTGCCAACCCATGACCCATCATAAGCTTCTTTTGAAATAGCATGATAAGGAGAAGACGCAGAAAGAATATAAGTGATCAAACATTCATTCCAACCCCAGATAGGAAAGTTCATATCAAATCCATTGTTAGGGCTCCAGTGCCAGAATAATTTATTTTGATTGTTTGTATGCCAGTTCCAGTTTGCAGCACCCCACATCGCAGTGATCCGGTTGCGTAAATATTTTTCCTTTGGAACATCTTTATTAAAATATTCTCTTGCGCATAAAAAGCCCATCATTAAATAAGAAGTTTCAACAAGATCAGCGCCATCATCCAAGCGATCGAATGGAATTGCTTTTCCTGTTCTTCCATTCATGAAGTGGGGATAGATGCCATGATAACAATCCGCATGCGTCAAAAAATCTGCGATCTTAATTAATCTCCCAACTGCAGTATCTCTGCCGATCCAGCCGCGCTCAACTGCAACAATGGTTGCCATGATACCAAAGCCTGTTCCGCCAATTGCACCTGCATCAGGACCAAAAGTTGATTTGCTAAAATTCGGTTCATCCCATGCTTCATTAATATAATCCCAATAGTATTCTGCATGCACGGTGTTGTCTCTTTCTAATGCAAGACCGCTTACCGGATGTGCGCCATGCCAGAAAAAGCGGAATGTTTGCCGTTGTACAACATCCAACAATTCAGCATCAGAAAGATTTTTTATGATGCCAACAGGTGCAATGGAATCAGGAAATGCTTTTGTAGCAGCAATGTTTTTCTTCTGTGCATGTGACGCCACAGATAATAATAAGAAAATGGGAAATATATATTTCATATAATTTTCTTTTGCCACAGAGAACACAGAAACACAGAAATCAATTTTTACACTTTCTCTGTGTTTCAGTGCGTTTGTGGCATTTAATAAATGACTCTTTTAATTTCTAGTTTCAGCTTTGCAAAATTTAATATCAAGCCTATCTTACACCCGGAACACTTCAAATAATTTATTGTTTGCGCATAATCTTCTTCGGCAATGCCACCTTCTTTAGCTTTTATTTCCAGAATAACATTGTCAAACACTATAAAGTCTGCATAGAATGTATGCTTCAAAATTGTAGTCTTATACGAAATTTTTAATTCTTCTTCCCTTGCAAATAGGATTTGATTAACTGTAAATTCATATTCAAAAGCATCTTTGTAAACTATTTCCAAAAACCCTGCACCTAAAGTTTTGTGTATCTCGATTCCTAATCCAATTATCCTGCTAGTAAGTTCTTGTAAAGGGTAATCATTGTTGTTGGCTGTTTCAGGGCTCATAAGTTGGTAATTTTTAGTAAGTTGATAATATATTTTTGCAACTGAAAACACAGCAACACATAACTTAATTTTTACACTTTCTCTGTGTTTCTGTGCTCTCTGTGGCAATCATTTTATATAAGGACTTTCAAACCCTAATTTCTTTAAACCACTCTGCACTTCATCACAACTCATAAACAATTTCCAAAGTAAACCACTGCGGTAGTTTTCTATCATCGCCACTTCCGGTCCCTGGTCTATGGCAAGATACCATGGTTTATACCAACCAAAGTTTTCACTGAATGCATCATAATATCCATACTTACCTAAAATTACTTTGCGCAAACTATCATCAGTGTACCAATGCTTGATAGCGGCCATTGATTCCCGTGGCGTATATACGATTGAAGAAATAGCAGCCGTTGGAGAAATTACACCCAGATCATTTTCATCATTAGGTGCATGTGCTGCATAAAATTTTATTGAATAGCTTGCCGTCAATCCCCAACTGCTGTCACTATAACCCTTGTACTGTTTTGGATTATCAACACACCATTGATAATTGATATGCGAAAGATTTGTCATCTCTTTCCAATAATCTGCATACTTATCTTTTAATCCATGGGGATCTAATCCTGCAAAAGAATAATGCGCCCAGAACAACGATGCACCATGTGGCGGATCTCCCTGGTAATGCAAATGCAATGTATCATTTTTATAAAAAGTAGTTTTATTAATCGCACCATTTTGCGCCCAGCCCTGGTGATAAACTTCTGCAGGCACACCGTGCGTTGGTGATGATGCGCCAAGGATATAAAAGATCAAACATTCATTATAACCATGCACAGGAAAATTCATTTGCCATGCATAATCCGGGCTCCAGTGCCAGTATAAAACATTTTGACCACCGTTCCTGTACCAGTTATAATCTACCTCTTTCCAAAGTTTATCAATACGTGATGATAATTTTTTTTCTTCATCATTGCCATCTTTAAAATATTGACGACCACAAAGCAGCCCCTGGAATAAAAAAGATGTTTCAACAAGATCGCCACCATTATCTTTTTGACCGAATGGTTTTACATGTCCTGTTTCACCATTGATCCAATGTGGAAATGCTCCATGAAAACGATCGGCTTTTTCTAAAAAAGAAATGATCTTTTCAAAACGTTGCAAGCCTTGCTCTCTTGTTATATATTTCCTTTCAATACCTGCAAGAATTGCCATTACACCAAAACCACTGCCGCCTGTTGCAATGATGTGCTGGTCTTTATCAGGATAATCTCCATCCATGTGGATTCGCTCAGGAGCCATACCGCTATTAGGTTCTGCGCCACTCCAGAAAAATTCAAACGTTCTGTGTTCAATGCTATCGAGCAATGCAGAATCGCTTAGATTTTTTGGAAGATCATTTGCTGAAGCAATCTTTTCATTGTTAGAATTTTTCTGTTCGCAGGAAAGCAATGGCAACAATATAACAGCTAAACAAAATGAAAGCGTTCTCATAAATAATTTATTTATAACAATTATTCTTTAAGATGAATTTTTATGGTAAATAATTTTTTGTGGCCCATCTTTAGCATGTCATATTAAGCATTCGTTGCGTCGCACGCTTGTACGCTTTAATCTTTGCTCAGCAAAGTTCAGAACGCCGAAGTGAGTGACACAACCGGTGATGCTATACATACGAAAGCCCGTAACAAAAATTTTCTTTTATAAATTCGGACTTTGAAATCCCAAATTCGTCATACCTGTTTTTACTTCCGGGCAACTCATAAATAAATTCCATAGCAACCCGGTTCTGTAATTTTCTATCATCACGATCATCGGGCCCTGGTCTATGGCAAGGTAAGAATCTGCAAACCAAATGTTGGTAAGATTAAATGCATCTACAAAACCATAATCTCCCCACAATTTATCGCCGAGTGTATAATAGAAAAACTTCAATGCGTTCATTGATTCTGTTGGTGCATAAGGCAATGATGAAACTGCAGCAGTTGGCGAAATGGTTCCGTTATCGTTGTTTGGTGCATGTGCATCATAGCCATTTTGCTGATCACTTGCCGTAAGTCCCCAGCATAATTTACTGTACCCATTGTAAGCTTTTGGATTAGCTGCACAATAGTTGTAATTGATCTTTGTATGTGCGGTATCCTGTGTCCAGTAATTTGCATAAGCGTCTGTAAGATCATGTGGGTCTATGCCGAGAAAAGAATAATGTGCAAAGAATAATGGTCCGCCAAACGCCGGGCCTAATGGAAGCTGTATGCCATAATAAATGTTACCATTTTTCATTGCGTCATTTTGTGCCCAGCCATTATCATAAACATCTTTTGTTATTGCATGTGTATTGGATGATGCAGCCAATGCATATACAATCAGCGCTTCATTCCAGCCGTGAATTGGGAAGTTCATATCCCAGTTATAATTCGGGCTCCAGTGCCAGTACAAAACATTTTCATTGCTTTTTTGAAACCATGTAAACTCCACGGCATTCCATAATGTGTTGATGTCGTTTCTTAGCGTTGTTTCTGCTGCATCTGCAGCATTGAAATATTGTCTTGCACAAAGTAATCCCTGCATGAGATAAGAAGTTTCTACAAGATCTGCACCATCATCTTTATCACTGAATGGAATAGTGGCGCCGGTTGCACCATTTATCCAGTGTGCAAACGCTCCATGATAGGCTGTGCAATTATTTTTATAAAAGCTCACGATCTTTTGAATACGTGCAAGTGCATCAGCCCTCGAAACAAAATTTCTGCTGGCAGCAACGATCATACTCATGATACCAAAGCCTGTTCCTCCTGTTGTACAAACATCGGCGGACGAATTTCTTTCTCTTGCAAGGCCACTTGTAGGATGACCAAAATCCCAGAAATATTTGAATGTTTGTTTTTGTACAAGATCGAGTAATGCATCATCGCCTATGCGCGGAAATTTATCTGATGAATCTATTTGTGTAGTTAGATTAACAGAAACGCCGCTGCGCAAACTTCCGCCTTCCTTAGACTTTAATGATGTGCTTACAACTACAGTATATTTTGTAATGTAATCAAGTAATGAAGGTTTTATAACAATGGTACTATCGCCATTTTCATAGCTTGCTGCATAACTTACAGATGCTCCGTTACTGTTTGAAAATGCAACACTATTTTTTACTGTAGTTGAATCTACACCTGCACCAAATGATAATTTTAAA
Coding sequences within it:
- a CDS encoding glycoside hydrolase family 31 protein; the protein is MPAFIKSICLPFFLSAFFVASINAQITVDKIISYKKTTSGIEGKADNAIFDVHAYSENIIRVRVSKNKRISNFSYALVDTAVPAFNNISIEDKGNTVILSTSVIVAEIRKQPFFKIIFRDKQGDILNEDADATGFAGDRVTAYKQLQDGERFIGMGEALGNLDRRGSGITLNNTDNYKYSDPRVPMYSSIPFYMGIHHNLVYGLFFNNTYKAFFNFGLSTPFTSVSFDGGDMDYFFMYDTSVAKIIEHYTSLTGRTQLPPMWSLGYQQSRCTYYPQDKVMWIAETFRRKQIPIDGIVLDADYQLGYEPFRTNTQRFPDLPKLSSDLKKMNIELTASVYPGVNIDSSYDSYTDGLKKNIFIKTTDDKPFQTEIAPLKVHLPDYTNAKAREWWIDKMQWMKTNGINGYWNDMNEPAVGGSYLPDNLVFDFDGRKATAAEAKNVYGFQMARSSYEAALKNNNTQRPFVLTRSGFAGVQRYSAMWSGDNMATDEGLMTSVLLNTQFGISGVPFVGYDIGGYIGDGNKNLYTRWIEVGIFSPYCRNHREFFGAANEPWAYGEEAEAISKTYIGFRYQMMPYIYSAFYEASQTGLPVQRSLSINYPFDGNVYELNYQYQFLFGDAILVAPLTSKETSKKIYLPHGDWYNIYTDKKITAPKEFTQETPACQLPIYIKASAIIPMQSLVQSTKQKPADTLFLHVYYGKEKNTFTYYEDDGNTMAYKNGNFCKRNIEFDPISKQLIVSAQEGTYTSDFHNIKLMLHGFDKSINKIDVNYKPVLTGDDHVQLLNALENLDDIYDKKYYQSLKNSSPAPPVKTCTIINSPKQINISW
- a CDS encoding glucoamylase family protein, which codes for MKYIFPIFLLLSVASHAQKKNIAATKAFPDSIAPVGIIKNLSDAELLDVVQRQTFRFFWHGAHPVSGLALERDNTVHAEYYWDYINEAWDEPNFSKSTFGPDAGAIGGTGFGIMATIVAVERGWIGRDTAVGRLIKIADFLTHADCYHGIYPHFMNGRTGKAIPFDRLDDGADLVETSYLMMGFLCAREYFNKDVPKEKYLRNRITAMWGAANWNWHTNNQNKLFWHWSPNNGFDMNFPIWGWNECLITYILSASSPYHAISKEAYDGSWVGSAGFKNGKEYYGYTLPLGNYDKDKGGPLFFEQYTFQGIDPNGLIDSLGNDYFMQGKNHTLINRAYCIENPNRFKGYSEKCWGLTAGDSYKGYLAHSPENDRGVIQPTAAISSMPYTPKESMEALRYFYYQLGDKIWGPYGFADGFSFEHNWYAKTHLAIDEGPIVTMIENYRSGLLWKLFMSIPDVQNGLKKLGFKSPWIKENK
- a CDS encoding GxxExxY protein, whose product is MSPETANNNDYPLQELTSRIIGLGIEIHKTLGAGFLEIVYKDAFEYEFTVNQILFAREEELKISYKTTILKHTFYADFIVFDNVILEIKAKEGGIAEEDYAQTINYLKCSGCKIGLILNFAKLKLEIKRVIY
- a CDS encoding glucoamylase family protein, which codes for MRTLSFCLAVILLPLLSCEQKNSNNEKIASANDLPKNLSDSALLDSIEHRTFEFFWSGAEPNSGMAPERIHMDGDYPDKDQHIIATGGSGFGVMAILAGIERKYITREQGLQRFEKIISFLEKADRFHGAFPHWINGETGHVKPFGQKDNGGDLVETSFLFQGLLCGRQYFKDGNDEEKKLSSRIDKLWKEVDYNWYRNGGQNVLYWHWSPDYAWQMNFPVHGYNECLIFYILGASSPTHGVPAEVYHQGWAQNGAINKTTFYKNDTLHLHYQGDPPHGASLFWAHYSFAGLDPHGLKDKYADYWKEMTNLSHINYQWCVDNPKQYKGYSDSSWGLTASYSIKFYAAHAPNDENDLGVISPTAAISSIVYTPRESMAAIKHWYTDDSLRKVILGKYGYYDAFSENFGWYKPWYLAIDQGPEVAMIENYRSGLLWKLFMSCDEVQSGLKKLGFESPYIK
- a CDS encoding glucoamylase family protein, encoding MTKCVSILRSVIVSCCVLCACSKGGGSDPTPPVVPPSFSFSSLKVNDASNGFTYYNIPNSTILKLSFGAGVDSTTVKNSVAFSNSNGASVSYAASYENGDSTIVIKPSLLDYITKYTVVVSTSLKSKEGGSLRSGVSVNLTTQIDSSDKFPRIGDDALLDLVQKQTFKYFWDFGHPTSGLARERNSSADVCTTGGTGFGIMSMIVAASRNFVSRADALARIQKIVSFYKNNCTAYHGAFAHWINGATGATIPFSDKDDGADLVETSYLMQGLLCARQYFNAADAAETTLRNDINTLWNAVEFTWFQKSNENVLYWHWSPNYNWDMNFPIHGWNEALIVYALAASSNTHAITKDVYDNGWAQNDAMKNGNIYYGIQLPLGPAFGGPLFFAHYSFLGIDPHDLTDAYANYWTQDTAHTKINYNYCAANPKAYNGYSKLCWGLTASDQQNGYDAHAPNNDNGTISPTAAVSSLPYAPTESMNALKFFYYTLGDKLWGDYGFVDAFNLTNIWFADSYLAIDQGPMIVMIENYRTGLLWNLFMSCPEVKTGMTNLGFQSPNL